One stretch of Candidatus Bathyarchaeia archaeon DNA includes these proteins:
- the proC gene encoding pyrroline-5-carboxylate reductase — MSDKIAVIGTGMMGGAIIKSFLKGNYQGKIVAADFATQKLQELEALGVKVTTDNCKAAAGADIVFVSVKPGDLKAVLQGISKEVKGKLVISTAATVPLWFLKKQVPEAKVVRIMPNVAALVQASYTAFCCDSDVTAEDKEKLKALLGMMGLCEEMDEKYMDAITGLSGSGPGYLSIIAEALTYAGLKVGLPRNIAEKAAVQNMLGTAKLILELPEHPAKIRDMVTTPGGTTIEAICELEGSGVRQALMRAVEQATKKSELIREKVAPQEKH, encoded by the coding sequence GTGTCTGACAAAATTGCGGTAATCGGCACCGGCATGATGGGCGGCGCCATAATCAAAAGCTTCCTCAAAGGCAACTACCAAGGCAAAATAGTTGCAGCTGACTTTGCAACCCAAAAACTGCAGGAGCTGGAAGCCCTTGGCGTGAAGGTGACAACCGACAACTGCAAAGCCGCCGCAGGAGCCGACATCGTTTTTGTCAGCGTCAAACCCGGCGACCTCAAAGCCGTCCTCCAAGGCATCAGCAAAGAAGTCAAAGGCAAACTGGTGATTTCCACCGCTGCCACGGTGCCCCTGTGGTTCCTCAAAAAACAGGTCCCCGAAGCCAAAGTGGTGCGCATTATGCCAAACGTTGCAGCTTTGGTGCAAGCTTCGTATACGGCGTTTTGCTGTGACTCCGACGTAACCGCTGAAGACAAAGAAAAACTCAAGGCGCTGTTGGGTATGATGGGGCTTTGTGAGGAAATGGATGAGAAGTACATGGATGCCATCACTGGGCTTAGCGGAAGCGGACCTGGCTACCTGTCCATAATAGCTGAAGCCTTAACCTACGCGGGGCTCAAGGTTGGTTTGCCTCGAAACATTGCTGAAAAAGCCGCAGTGCAGAACATGCTGGGAACCGCCAAACTTATCTTGGAGTTGCCTGAGCACCCCGCTAAAATCCGCGACATGGTCACCACACCCGGAGGCACAACAATCGAAGCGATTTGCGAGTTGGAGGGCAGCGGTGTGCGGCAGGCGTTGATGCGGGCGGTGGAGCAGGCAACCAAGAAAAGCGAGTTGATTCGCGAAAAAGTTGCCCCCCAAGAAAAACACTAA
- a CDS encoding tRNA (guanine(10)-N(2))-dimethyltransferase, which yields MSTPYTPDFPSETVIEGKICLLVPKLSAFGVCPSDYAPSRAPVFYNPVMEFNRDLSVLVFQAYQRMVDREIKICEPLTATGIRGLRFASEIEGVNEVVSGDINLHSVQLATHNVALNNLQDRVSIAHKDANRLLIEHSAPKTRFDVVDIDPFGTPAPHLDASVQALRNKGLLATTATDMAPLCGVHPKACLRKYGGKPLRTEYCQELAIRLLAGAVAQTAAKHDIGTHVLFSHCSDHYIRVYTQIGYGCQKADDSLKQMGYLLHCFNCLHRETTAKPFPETGRKCPECGATMDWAGPLWIGKLFDAPFIDSMLQENQQRAFRNSRKLAKLLTLTRGEAEAPPMYHVLDRLSGKFRLPAPSVAAFFGALTDAGYLAVPTHFNPRGVRTNASASEMQRIMKSLALKTQ from the coding sequence ATGAGTACCCCCTACACACCTGATTTTCCCTCCGAAACCGTAATCGAAGGCAAAATCTGCCTCTTGGTTCCTAAGCTTTCAGCTTTTGGCGTTTGCCCCTCCGACTACGCCCCCAGCCGAGCCCCCGTTTTCTACAACCCCGTCATGGAGTTTAACCGCGACCTCTCCGTGCTGGTGTTTCAAGCCTATCAACGCATGGTTGACAGGGAAATAAAAATATGTGAACCCTTGACCGCGACGGGCATCAGGGGGCTGCGGTTTGCCTCTGAAATTGAAGGGGTCAACGAAGTGGTCAGCGGCGACATAAACCTGCACAGCGTCCAACTCGCCACCCACAACGTTGCCCTCAACAACCTGCAAGACCGCGTATCCATAGCCCACAAGGACGCTAACCGGCTGCTCATCGAGCACAGCGCCCCCAAGACCCGGTTTGATGTAGTTGACATTGACCCCTTTGGAACCCCCGCGCCCCACCTTGACGCCTCCGTGCAGGCGCTACGCAACAAGGGCTTGCTTGCCACCACCGCCACAGACATGGCGCCCCTCTGCGGAGTTCACCCCAAAGCTTGCCTGCGCAAATACGGCGGCAAACCCCTACGCACCGAATACTGCCAAGAACTCGCCATCCGCCTCCTCGCAGGAGCCGTCGCCCAAACAGCAGCCAAACACGACATCGGCACCCACGTTCTTTTCAGCCACTGCAGCGACCACTACATCCGCGTCTACACCCAAATCGGCTATGGCTGCCAGAAAGCCGACGACAGCCTCAAACAGATGGGCTACCTGCTCCACTGCTTCAACTGCCTACACCGCGAAACCACAGCTAAACCGTTCCCCGAAACAGGCAGAAAATGCCCCGAATGCGGCGCCACAATGGACTGGGCAGGACCCCTATGGATAGGCAAACTCTTTGATGCCCCATTCATCGATTCAATGTTGCAAGAGAACCAGCAACGGGCTTTTCGAAACAGCCGCAAACTTGCCAAACTCCTCACACTCACCCGAGGCGAAGCAGAAGCGCCGCCGATGTATCATGTGTTGGACAGACTGAGCGGGAAATTTCGTTTGCCCGCGCCCTCAGTTGCCGCGTTCTTTGGCGCCCTAACAGACGCGGGCTACCTTGCGGTGCCAACGCATTTTAACCCTCGTGGCGTCCGAACCAACGCCTCCGCCTCAGAAATGCAACGCATAATGAAGAGCCTGGCTCTAAAAACCCAATAG
- a CDS encoding nucleoside-triphosphatase, translated as MEKRVLVLTGAPGVGKTTVLAKTVSELKARGIRRWGHV; from the coding sequence TTGGAAAAAAGGGTTCTGGTTCTGACAGGGGCACCGGGTGTGGGCAAAACCACCGTGCTGGCAAAGACGGTTAGCGAATTGAAAGCACGAGGCATCAGGCGTTGGGGGCATGTTTAG
- a CDS encoding nucleoside-triphosphatase, with translation MFSREVREGGTRVGFEVVDVANAKVGWLAHVNGQGSPQVGKYHVNLADLEAIGVKAISEATEKQDMVVIDEAGPMELFSEKFKQATRKALESQKLILAVVHQKAQDKLITEVKGRPDTETFMVTVENRETLNETLAEKAMAFLQQT, from the coding sequence ATGTTTAGCCGCGAAGTCCGCGAAGGGGGCACGCGGGTAGGGTTTGAGGTGGTGGATGTTGCTAACGCGAAAGTGGGCTGGCTGGCACACGTAAATGGGCAGGGGAGCCCACAGGTAGGCAAGTACCACGTTAACCTTGCAGACCTTGAAGCCATCGGCGTCAAAGCCATCTCGGAAGCCACCGAAAAGCAAGATATGGTGGTTATTGACGAAGCTGGTCCGATGGAGCTGTTTTCGGAAAAATTCAAACAAGCCACACGCAAAGCATTGGAGAGCCAAAAGTTGATTCTTGCAGTGGTGCATCAGAAAGCCCAAGATAAACTGATTACAGAAGTAAAAGGCAGACCTGACACAGAAACCTTCATGGTTACCGTGGAAAATAGGGAAACACTCAACGAGACATTAGCCGAAAAGGCGATGGCGTTTCTGCAGCAAACCTAA
- a CDS encoding PIN domain-containing protein, which translates to MPKTLYDTRFFLEHYYSPEATILHKTREAIRTAKERFISAMVLHEIYWLTLETEGQETAELRATLLEKDFKIVNVDAEIAKTSAQLRHKYRLNMANSVIAATAAMLQATCLSDDPHFKGVGEIKTAWL; encoded by the coding sequence ATGCCTAAAACCCTCTACGACACCCGATTCTTCCTCGAACACTACTACAGCCCAGAAGCCACCATACTCCACAAAACCCGCGAAGCCATCCGCACCGCCAAAGAACGCTTCATCTCCGCCATGGTCCTGCACGAAATCTACTGGCTAACCCTGGAGACCGAAGGGCAAGAAACCGCCGAGCTCAGGGCTACGCTTCTGGAAAAAGACTTCAAAATTGTAAATGTGGACGCAGAAATCGCCAAAACCAGCGCCCAACTCCGCCACAAATACCGCCTCAACATGGCTAACAGCGTCATCGCGGCGACCGCGGCTATGCTGCAGGCAACTTGTCTTTCTGATGACCCGCATTTTAAGGGTGTGGGCGAAATCAAAACCGCTTGGCTTTAG
- a CDS encoding AbrB/MazE/SpoVT family DNA-binding domain-containing protein → MEDEVIVTRKGQTTIPIKLREKYNIEEGTRLQVLDTNDGILLRPKKSTLDLAGSGARFATPDQMKKMLEKLRDLDA, encoded by the coding sequence ATGGAAGATGAAGTCATAGTCACACGCAAAGGCCAAACCACCATCCCCATCAAACTCCGCGAAAAATACAACATCGAAGAAGGCACCCGCCTCCAAGTCCTCGACACCAACGACGGCATCCTCCTCCGACCCAAAAAATCCACCCTCGACCTGGCAGGCTCAGGCGCACGGTTCGCCACGCCCGACCAGATGAAAAAAATGCTCGAGAAACTCAGGGACCTAGATGCCTAA